One Dictyostelium discoideum AX4 chromosome 3 chromosome, whole genome shotgun sequence genomic region harbors:
- the gtaK gene encoding GATA zinc finger domain-containing protein 11, whose protein sequence is MENKFLSGSSELFSSLYNNTNTNSNNNNNNNNNNNNNNNINNTTTTTTTTTSNNNLKNNFSNKNNFSFNNSSNSLSSSFGVPSSPPPQKLNNSGYNFNSSSYSSLVPNIKKRSNSLDDNMSVPTLQNFTNNNNNNNNNNNNNNNNNSNNNSSNNNNNNNNNNNFNNSPTSSPTPYVPTTPLINSYPSSPFLINQQPLSSSTPFPFNHQPYHIHPFTTLSLNNSNGINNNNHNNNHNNSNNNNNNNSNSNSNNHNNHNNNNQSIVPQSIHLQSTTPQIQPLSLQPPQQLPTINGPTSTPPSSSNSTTTTTTTTTTPSTNENSNNNNNSYNTNNNNKPEIQLIDSGAILECFIELRDLGSSISKQSKESMVSGDFANGLERIKVTLSTLTNKIETLDLSIQNIIQNEPRSRIFGNSSDESRVPVLTRPRRFRKSKVKSKENNHHNNNNNNINNININNNNCSTPLLQSPQLSSSSPSLNSSHDGDQHLSSPQLSSSTPQHKSNGNGNTNSTNNNKRKIGELKQCTSCGTTSSPEWRKGPAGNQSLCNACGLYFAKLVRREASLTWKPQSVVSVNDLLCAGKDQKQSNTTSQLTTFINSVEHNQQIFQQQQQQQQQQQQQQQQQQQQQQQQQNHHHQQLQQQQQQQQQQQLHH, encoded by the coding sequence atggaaaataaatttttatctgGATCATCcgaattattttcatcattatataataatactaatactaatagtaataataataataataataataataataataataataataataacattaacaatactactactactaccactactaccaccagtaataataatttaaaaaataatttttcaaataaaaataatttttcatttaataattcaagcAATTCATTAAGTAGTAGTTTTGGGGTTCCATCTTCACCCCCAccacaaaaattaaataatagtggatataattttaattcatcttCATATTCATCATTGGtaccaaatattaaaaaaagatcaaattCATTAGATGATAATATGTCTGTTCCAACTTTAcaaaattttacaaataataataataataataataataataataataataataataataacaattccaataataatagttctaataataataataataataataataataataattttaataattcaccaaCAAGTTCACCAACACCATATGTACCAACGACaccattaataaattcatatccatcatcaccatttttaataaatcaacaaccaTTATCATCGAGTACACCATTTCCATTTAATCATCAACCATATCATATTCATCCATTTACAACactttcattaaataatagtaatggaattaataataataatcataataataatcataataattcaaataataacaataataataattcaaattcaaactcAAATAACCATAATaaccataataataataatcaatcaattgtCCCACAATCAATACATTTACAATCAACAACACCTCAAATTCAACCATTATCACttcaaccaccacaacaattaCCAACAATAAATGGACCAACCTCAACTCCACCATCTTCTTCAAAttctacaacaacaacaaccactactacaacaacaccatCTACAAATGAAAactcaaataataataataatagttataatactaataataataataaaccagaaattcaattaattgattctgGTGCAATTTTAGAATGTTTTATTGAATTGAGAGATTTAGgatcatcaatttcaaaacaatCTAAAGAGTCAATGGTAAGTGGTGATTTTGCAAATGGATTAGAAAGGATAAAGGTTACTTTATCAacattaacaaataaaattgaaacatTGGATCTTTCAATTCAAAATATCATTCAAAATGAACCAAGATCAAGAATTTTTGGAAATTCTTCTGATGAAAGTAGAGTTCCAGTTTTAACTCGTCCAagaagatttagaaaatcaaaagttaaaagtaaagaaaataatcatcataataataataacaataatattaataatattaatattaataataataattgttcaacACCATTATTACAATCACCAcaattatcatcttcatcaccatcattaaaCTCATCACATGATGGTGATCAACATTTAAGTTCACCTCaattatcatcttcaacaCCTCAACATAAAtctaatggtaatggtaatactaatagtactaataataataaaagaaaaattggTGAATTGAAACAATGTACTTCTTGTGGTACAACTTCCTCACCAGAGTGGAGAAAAGGTCCAGCTGGAAATCAAAGTTTATGTAATGCCTGTGGTCTATATTTTGCAAAATTGGTAAGAAGAGAAGCATCCTTAACTTGGAAACCACAAAGTGTAGTCTCTGTTAATGATCTATTATGTGCTGGAAAAGatcaaaaacaatcaaatacAACAAGTCAATTAACAACCTTTATAAATTCTGTTGAACATAACCAGCAAATtttccaacaacaacaacaacaacaacaacaacaacaacaacaacaacaacaacaacaacaacaacaacaacaacaacaaaatcatcatcatcaacaattgcaacaacaacaacaacaacaacaacaacaacaattgcaccattaa
- a CDS encoding hypothetical protein (Alpha amylase family protein): MTTPNGLGNSIENMLSLSSGDTLTQQFISSPPLNNSTDEFLDYSEHERSEMSVSNNLWYKEAIFYEVYVRAFCDIEGTGNGGISGITNKLDYLHTLGVDCIWLLPIYPSPLKDDGYDISDYCDIHPDYGTLNDFKILVKAVHERNMKIIADFIPNHCSDKHKWFQSARLSRDSPYRDYFVWSDSPQKYKDARIIFLDVEQSNWTWDEAAGQYYWHRFYKEQPDLNFDNPKVQQEMLNIIDFWLNLGIDGFRVDAVPYLFEREGTSCENLPETHEFLKKMRKFIDDKYPGRIILAEACQMPDEVRKYFGDGDEFHMGFHFPVMPRIYMSIMRSKSECLRSIMENTPEIPNTCQWVTFLRNHDELTLEMVTKDERKEMWDFYAPVPRMRINLGIRRRLAPLMGGDQRKIELAYSLLFTLPGSPIIYYGDEICMGDNIWLEDRHGVRTPMQWSDQPPNGGFSTSNKLYAPVIDDPEYGYQKVNVVESEKDPSSLYQVIRQMIQRRRKHLSFGHGSFQWVNSDNPHIASYMRICGIDRMFIVQNLSDQVQKVTLHTHATPVLPSLSTHQSSICGGGGSLHRRTASNSGDGIASGIGSRIGGTNTSGGGGGGNNDGISNITSNFGNTLTVDGAGGNLSGSKVTPIPTRKVHTHYQQSNINRQQHLQPLTTKEEYEASKDTKQPFVSFLNVETASYDEQSHYLIDILTDYQVMVDQKGYVTMDLEPYQFFWFSMGEITTLMGDGSKSRDLRRKSIQINDPINLHHRNSHFADPIDE, encoded by the exons atgacaacACCAAATGGATTAggtaattcaattgaaaatatgtTATCTTTATCATCAGGGGATACATTAACACAACAATTTATAAGCTCACCACCACTAAATAATTCAACTGATGAATTTTTAGATTATTCCGAGCATGAAAGGTCAGAAATGTCGGTTAGCAATAACCTATGGTACAAAGAAGCAATTTTTTATGAa GTTTATGTTAGGGCATTTTGTGATATTGAAGGAACtggtaatggtggtattTCAGgtattacaaataaattgGATTATTTGCATACACTAGGTGTTGATTGTATTTGGTTATTACCAATTTACCCTTCACCTTTAAAA GATGATGGATATGATATTTCAGATTATTGTGATATTCACCCAGATTATGGTACAttgaatgattttaaaattttagttaAAGCAGTTCATGAAAGAAATATGAAGATCATTGCTGATTTCATTCCAAATCATTGTTCAGATAAACATAAATGGTTTCAATCTGCAAGATTATCAAGAGATTCACCATATAGAGATTATTTCGTTTGGTCTGATTCCCcacaaaaatataaagatgcaagaatcatttttttaGATGTTGAACAATCAAATTGg aCATGGGATGAAGCAGCAGGACAATATTATTGGCATAGATTTTATAAAGAACAACCAGAtcttaattttgataatccaAAAGTTCAACAAGAAATGTTAAATATTATAGATTTTTGGTTAAATTTAGGTATTGATGGTTTTAGAGTTGATGCTGTACCATATCTTT ttGAAAGAGAAGGAACATCATGTGAAAATTTACCAGAAACtcatgaatttttaaaaaagatgagaaaatttattgatgataaatATCCAGGTAGAATTATATTAGCAGAAGCATGTCAAATGCCAGATGAGGTTAGAAAATATTTTGGAGATGGTGATGAATTTCATATGGGATTTCATTTTCCAGTTATGCCAAGAATATATATGTCAATTATGAGAAGTAAGAGTGAATGTTTACGTAGTATTATGGAGAATACACCAGAGATACCAAATACATGTCAATGGGTAACCTTTTTAAGAAATCATGATGAATTGACATTGGAAATGGTTACAAAGGATGAGCGTAAAGAAATGTGGGATTTCTATGCACCAGTACCAAGAATGAGAATTAATTTAGGTATACGTAGACGTTTGGCACCATTGATGGGTGGTGATCAAAGAAAGATCGAGTTAGCCTATTCTCTATTGTTTACATTACCAGGCTCACCAATCATTTACTATGGCGATGAAATTTGTATGGGTGATAATATTTGGTTAGAAGATCGTCATGGTGTACGTACTCCAATGCAATGGTCTGATCAACCACCCAATGGTGGTTTCTCAACTTCAAATAAACTCTATGCACCAGTTATCGATGATCCCGAATATGGCTATCAAAAAGTGAATGTTGTTGAATCTGAAAAAGATCCATCTTCACTCTATCAAGTAATTCGTCAAATGATtcaaagaagaagaaaacaTCTCTCATTTGGTCATGGTTCATTCCAATGGGTAAACTCTGATAATCCACATATTGCTTCCTATATGAGAATTTGTGGTATTGATAGAATGTTTATTGTTCAAAATCTTTCTGATCAAGTTCAAAAAGTTACTTTACATACTCATGCTACTCCAGTTttaccatcattatcaactCATCAATCTTCaatttgtggtggtggtggatcACTTCATCGTAGAACTGCTAGTAATAGTGGTGATGGTATTGCAAGTGGTATTGGTTCAAGAATTGGCGGTACAAATactagtggtggtggtggtggtggtaataatgatggaatttcaaatattacaaGTAATTTTGGTAATACTTTAACAGTTGATGGTGCAGGTGGTAATTTATCAGGTTCAAAAGTTACACCAATTCCAACTAGAAAAGTTCATACTCATTATCAacaatcaaatataaatagacAACAACATCTTCAACCTTTAACAACCAAAGAAGAATATGAAGCATCAAAAGATACTAAACAACCAtttgtttcatttttaaatgttgaaaCTGCTTCCTATGATGAACAATCACATTATTTAATAGATATTTTAACAGATTATCAAGTGATGGTAGATCAAAAAGGTTATGTTACAATGGATTTAGAACCATACCAATTCTTTTGGTTCTCAATGGGTGAAATTACAACTTTAATGGGTGATGGTTCAAAATCACGTGATCTTAGaagaaaatcaattcaaattaatgATCCAATTAATTTACATCATAGAAATTCTCATTTTGCTGATCCAATtgatgaataa
- a CDS encoding PHD zinc finger-containing protein, with protein MKNCIVCSKVGQYPLNLVKCYECKSYYHKFCLQSTKIPRGEWYCSSCEIERKNKKNKKRKLDGAGKKNKKNNKDDDDDNDDDDDEGENDEDDEDHQDEDSGEEEDEEEDEEEEDDDDEEEEEGNEKNKIKKRKRIPINQSPSIKKRTKDIDSEEEEEEEEEEEENDSEEERRIQKRKNKIKQQQQLKMKEKKQREKLRKRRRRTRSSRKDDNDQDDDDDDDDNNSNNSDDNDQDENKNKQKRKRRKDKKKDDDDDDDQEEEEEEEEEIVTGKRKRRSLNKVQPNQHLNNENEEDNEEEEEEEEEEEEEEETDSSEEFLENLVCSSCNTGKDEDKILLCDTDNCSRGYHMYCLRYPITSVPKGDWICDFCRFGDISADLHSADDDEDGAINSQKEIEKQKQKQKEKEKEREREREREKEKEKERERERERREKEKKDALRSSFSNIPIPKINNINGSNGSNSNNNNNSNNNGSGVNRQSPPKVISKKSPQQSPKPLKSPTSSSSSTTSSPPPLHQQSKVTSKISPNSQQSIPTINSNINKSPPSQSKNSPPLKPLTPDLKKQIPITNITTSSTTTTATTTTTTTTTANTSNVATTTTLLKPSSQKKPTILSDKKQLNTSGTNLPMNGKKKEDLESSASHSILDMIPPNNKLFNNSIQSAPISWDLSGSQHKLSTSSSSLPNSNNNNNNNNNNNNNNNNNNNNNNNNNNNNNNNIKLQQQLQQQQQQLHQQLQQQQLQQQQQQLHQQLQQQKLKQKQIEEEQEKEREQKRLENEQKLLLQQQQQQQQQQQQQQQQQQQQQQQQQQQQQQEFIDQKELEDKLLSQFDNQNLKSPLSLTSTTSSTLSHLPQSTFESSTILSNKTIKQKWKSRILFETDQICQCEIIQIYGMDFKVNPFQNNITSKTLELSFNQVSFDNLPKPIRDEFITKSSTPSTCLDIGAIDLPNSALLIFLPEIPNQSSLYHLIIHFIENRVAGFIDLSNDLSLYIYPYQTSIISLDLIGILIDKKSLSPPSLILNQQQKQQKQQQQEQEQQNQSFDIKNICYIGINHISMNKILTSQGKNYFSFSNFNELTLSSDIKNFDLVVVDNKMVNNQTINKEINNLMQLQPTTNNNNNNNDINNNHDTLLLVIKDVEFSKWLVSQKKFPNSLEIQKIFQQQILFKQSRCIFLLDNSIIIENESSYFVEFISSFGKFKNNNNNNNNNNNNNNNNNNNNNNNNNNNNNNNNNNNNNNNNNNNNNNNNNNNSSNDWTIKISSTIFDELLPFGHQSNVKKKIDEIKRGINQQLIVSYDFSPMVPKQSSDFLLLALRIAHSKKYKQVFLITSNKIIQNQSKRYSNLNLNCLSLEGGIDYIKNINNKFSLKI; from the exons atgaag AATTGTATTGTTTGCTCAAAAGTTGGGCAATATCCATTAAATCTTGTAAAATGTTATGAATGTAAATCTTATTATCATAAATTTTGTTTACAATCAACCAAAATCCCAAGAGGGGAATGGTATTGCAGTTCTTGTGAGATTGAGAGAAAGAataaaaagaacaaaaaaagaaaattggaTGGAGCAggtaaaaagaataaaaaaaataacaaagatgatgatgatgataatgatgatgatgatgatgaaggtgaaaatgatgaagatgatgaagatcaCCAAGACGAAGATAGTGGTGAGGAAGAGGacgaagaagaagatgaagaagaagaagatgatgatgatgaagaagaagaggaaggcaatgaaaaaaataaaatcaagaaaagaaaaagaatacCAATAAATCAATcaccatcaattaaaaaaagaactaaagatattgattctgaagaagaagaagaagaggaggaggaagaagaagaaaatgatTCAGAGGAGGAAAGAAGAATACAAAAacgaaaaaacaaaattaaacaacaacaacaattaaaaatgaaagagAAAAAACAAAGAGAAAAGttaagaaaaagaagaagaagaacaagaagtAGTAGAAAAGATGATAACGATCaagatgatgacgatgacgacgacgataataatagtaataatagcgATGACAACGAtcaagatgaaaataaaaacaaacaaaaaagaaagagaagaaaagataaaaaaaaagatgacgacgatgatgatgatcaagaggaagaagaggaggaagaagaagaaatagTTACAGGTAAAAGAAAAAGGAGAAGTTTAAATAAAGTTCAACCAAatcaacatttaaataatgaaaatgaggAAGACaatgaagaagaggaagaagaggaggaagaagaagaagaagaagaagaaacaGATTCTAGTGAAGAATTTTTAGAGAATTTAGTATGTAGTAGTTGTAATACTGGTAAAGACGAGGATAAGATTCTCTTATGTGATACAGATAATTGTTCAAGAGGTTATCATATGTATTGTTTACGTTATCCAATTACATCGGTACCAAAAGGCGATTGGATTTGTGACTTTTGTAGATTCGGTGATATATCAGCTGATTTACACTCTGCAGACGACGACGAGGATGGTGCGATCAACTctcaaaaagaaattgaaaaacaaaaacaaaaacaaaaagaaaaagaaaaagaaagagaaagggAAAgggaaagagaaaaagaaaaagaaaaagaaagagagagagaaagagaaagacgagaaaaagagaaaaaagatGCATTAAGATCATCATTTAGTAATATACCAAttccaaaaattaataacattAATGGTAGTAAcggtagtaatagtaataataataataatagtaataataatggtagtgGTGTAAATAGACAATCACCACCAAAGgttatttctaaaaaatcaCCACAACAATCACCTAAACCATTGAAAtcaccaacatcatcatcatcatcaacaacatcatcaccaccaccattacatCAACAATCAAAAGTAACATCAAAAATATCTCCTAATAGTCAACAAAGTATACCAacaataaatagtaatattaataaatcaccACCATCTCAATCTAAAAATTCACCACCACTAAAACCATTAACACCAGATTTAAAGAAACAAATCCCAATTACTAATATAACTACTTCAAGCACCACAACCACTGCAACGacaacgacaacaacaacaaccacagcTAATACATCAAATGTagcaactacaactacactCTTAAAACCAAGTTCACAAAAGAAACCCACTATTCTTAGtgataaaaaacaattgaataCTAGTGGAACCAATTTACCAATGAATGGTAAAAAGAAAGAGGATTTAGAATCATCAGCATCTCATTCAATTTTAGATATGATAcctccaaataataaattatttaataattcaattcaatCTGCCCCAATCTCTTGGGACTTAAGTGGTTCTCAACataaattatcaacatcTTCCTCCTCTTTaccaaatagtaataataacaataacaataataataataataataataataataataataataataataataataataataataataataataataataataatataaaactacaacaacaattacagcaacaacaacaacaattacatcaacaactacaacaacagcaactacagcaacaacaacagcaattacatcaacaactacaacaacaaaaattaaaacaaaaacaaattgaagaAGAACAAGAGAAAGAAAGAGAACAAAAAAGATTAGAAAATGAACAAAAACTACTCttacagcagcaacaacaacaacaacaacaacaacaacaacaacaacaacaacaacaacaacaacaacaacaacaacaacaacaacaacaacaagaattTATTGATCAAAAAGAACTAGAGGATAAACTACTTTCACAATTtgataatcaaaatttaaaatcaccaCTATCattaacatcaacaacatcatcaacattatcACATTTACCACAATCAACATTTGAATCATCAACAATACtatcaaataaaactattaaacaaaaatggAAGAGtagaattttatttgaaactgATCAAATTTGTCAATGTGAAATCATTCAAATCTATGGAATGGATTTCAAGGTGAATccatttcaaaataatattacctCTAAAACTTTggaattatcatttaatcaagtttcatttgataatttaccaAAACCAATTAGAGATGAATTTATCACAAAATCATCAACACCTTCAACTTGTTTAGATATTGGTGCCATCGATTTACCAAATTCTGCCTTATTGATTTTCTTACCTGAAATACCAAATCAGTCATCACTATATCatctaataattcattttataGAGAATAGAGTAGCTGGTTTCATTGATctatcaaatgatttatcatTGTACATATACCCATACCAAACTTCAATCATTAGTTTAGATCTAATTggtattttaattgataaaaaatcattatcaccaccttctttgatattaaatcaacaacaaaaacaacaaaaacaacaacaacaagaacaagaacaacagaatcaatcatttgatattaaaaatatttgctATATTGGTATTAATCATATTAGtatgaataaaattttaacatcACAaggtaaaaattatttttccttttcaaattttaatgaattaaccTTATCTAGTGATATCAAGAATTTTGATTTAGTAGTTGTAGATAATAAAATGGTTAATAatcaaacaattaataaggaaattaataatctaaTGCAATTACAACCAaccaccaataataataataataataatgacattaataataaccatGATACACTATTACTAGTCATAAAGGATGtagaattttcaaaatggttagtttctcaaaaaaaatttccaaatAGCTTAGAAATTCAAAAGAtctttcaacaacaaatactaTTTAAACAATCACgttgtatatttttattggataatagtattatcattgaaaatgaatctTCTTATTTTGTAGAGTTTATTTCATCGTttggaaaatttaaaaataataataataataataataataataataataataataataataataataataataataataataataataacaataataataataataataataataataataataataataataataataataataataataataataataataataatagtagtaatgattggacaattaaaatttcgtCAACAATATTTGAcgaattattaccatttggtCATCAAAGTAatgtaaaaaagaaaattgatGAGATTAAAAGAGGTattaatcaacaattaatagTATCATACGATTTTTCTCCAATGGTTCCAAAACAATCTTCTGATTTCTTATTGTTGGCCTTAAGAATAGCTCactcaaaaaaatataaacaggtgtttttaataacttcaaacaaaatcattcaaaatcaatcaaaaagatattctaatttaaatttaaattgtttatcaTTAGAAGGTGGAAttgattatattaaaaatataaacaataaatttaGTTTAAAAATCTAG